One window of Puntigrus tetrazona isolate hp1 unplaced genomic scaffold, ASM1883169v1 S000000575, whole genome shotgun sequence genomic DNA carries:
- the prelid1b gene encoding PRELI domain containing 1b isoform X2: protein MMGKYFFSETDIKSAWDQVLTAFWQRYPNPYSAHVLTEDVLFREVTPDNLLLSRRLLTKTNRLPRWAERVFPGNLSRSVYIIEDSVVDLGNRSLTTLTWNVNHAKLMRVVERCVFAGEQDRPVWTRLTREAWISSGVFGLSRPIQEFGLARFKSNQTKAMKGLEHALSNLTPSACPDSAEKHKNLNSTSKTQKPQQYI from the exons ATGATGGGGAAGTATTTCTTCAGCGAGACGGACATCAAGAGCGCGTGGGATCAGGTGTTGACGGCCTTCTGGCAGAGATACCCCAACCCATACAG CGCTCATGTTCTGACGGAGGACGTACTTTTCCGCGAGGTGACTCCGGATAACCTCCTCCTGTCCCGGCGGCTCCTGACGAAGACCAATCGTCTCCCTCGCTGGGCCGAGCGCGTCTTCCCGGGAAATCTGTCGCGCTCGGTTTACATCATCGAGGACTCTGTGGTCGACCTCGGAAACAGGAGCCTCACGACGCTGACCTGGAACGTAAATCACGCTAAACTCATG CGTGTGGTGGAGCGCTGTGTGTTTGCGGGCGAGCAGGACCGGCCTGTTTGGACGCGGCTCACCAGAGAAGCCTGGATCTCTTCAGGAGTCTTTGGCCTCTCCAGACCCATCCAG GAGTTCGGCCTGGCCAGGTTCAAGAGTAATCAGACGAAAGCCATGAAGGGTTTGGAGCACGCACTGTCCAATCTGA CTCCGTCTGCGTGTCCCGATTctgcagagaaacacaaaaacCTGAACTCAACCTCCAAAACCCAGAAACCTCAGCAATACATCTGA
- the prelid1b gene encoding PRELI domain containing 1b isoform X1, with product MMGKYFFSETDIKSAWDQVLTAFWQRYPNPYSAHVLTEDVLFREVTPDNLLLSRRLLTKTNRLPRWAERVFPGNLSRSVYIIEDSVVDLGNRSLTTLTWNVNHAKLMRVVERCVFAGEQDRPVWTRLTREAWISSGVFGLSRPIQEFGLARFKSNQTKAMKGLEHALSNLKAPSACPDSAEKHKNLNSTSKTQKPQQYI from the exons ATGATGGGGAAGTATTTCTTCAGCGAGACGGACATCAAGAGCGCGTGGGATCAGGTGTTGACGGCCTTCTGGCAGAGATACCCCAACCCATACAG CGCTCATGTTCTGACGGAGGACGTACTTTTCCGCGAGGTGACTCCGGATAACCTCCTCCTGTCCCGGCGGCTCCTGACGAAGACCAATCGTCTCCCTCGCTGGGCCGAGCGCGTCTTCCCGGGAAATCTGTCGCGCTCGGTTTACATCATCGAGGACTCTGTGGTCGACCTCGGAAACAGGAGCCTCACGACGCTGACCTGGAACGTAAATCACGCTAAACTCATG CGTGTGGTGGAGCGCTGTGTGTTTGCGGGCGAGCAGGACCGGCCTGTTTGGACGCGGCTCACCAGAGAAGCCTGGATCTCTTCAGGAGTCTTTGGCCTCTCCAGACCCATCCAG GAGTTCGGCCTGGCCAGGTTCAAGAGTAATCAGACGAAAGCCATGAAGGGTTTGGAGCACGCACTGTCCAATCTGA AAGCTCCGTCTGCGTGTCCCGATTctgcagagaaacacaaaaacCTGAACTCAACCTCCAAAACCCAGAAACCTCAGCAATACATCTGA
- the si:ch73-290k24.6 gene encoding flocculation protein FLO11 produces the protein MEYHGSGTLPLLGSPRYCPGTNSASGYLCQTGHCCQETGCCTYYYELWWFWLLWSVLILFSCCCAYRHRQAKQRVQQQQRQREINLMAYHGACSYPSSMFDLSFLASLKLPSYEEVAAQPSTPPPPYSSVAYPRGSAHPGPSHMLSSQSSDNYTSCSCDSCCPSSPCSSSPSSAQLTDETDTSHASTPSLGEPGHTHSAVMHTECVPIPPIGEGGQSPTPSTAEVVEAELPSPAPLESNASSKPVKNITSSTDNVTEIADASQSVSTTNANGANNTTSPNSTNITSLCHPTPPSSSSSSLQLFSMSDPLGVCREQQSSAAQREEPVQAPPPQSPPRTALFSPGVEPERRDSAVSDLDVDQTHFQQRRLTGDSGIEVCRCRVEREEEEDEEEEERLPAELANGAEDALHDSPDCSARARPDGGGKEAWPISSVAPPTDTCVIAMETDRV, from the exons ATGGAGTACCACGGTTCAGGGACGCTGCCGCTCCTGGGCAGCCCGCGCTACTGCCCCGGGACCAACAGCGCCAGCGGCTACCTCTGCCAGACCGGACACTGCTGCCAGGAGACGGGCTGCTGCACCTACTACTACGAGCTGTGGT GGTTCTGGCTGCTGTGGAGCGTCCTGATCCTGTTCAGCTGCTGCTGCGCGTACCGTCACCGTCAGGCCAAGCAGCGcgtccagcagcagcagaggcagagagagatcAACCTCATGGCGTATCACGGGGCCTGCAGCTACCCGTCCTCCATGTTCGACCTCA GTTTCCTCGCCTCACTCAAACTGCCGTCCTATGAGGAAGTAGCAGCCCAGCCCAGCACCCCGCCCCCTCCCTACAGCTCCGTTGCCTACCCGCGAGGCTCCGCCCACCCCGGCCCGAGCCACATGCTGTCATCGCAGAGCTCCGACAACTACACCAGCTGCTCCTGCGACTCCTGCTGTCCGTCGTCGCCCTGTAGCTCCTCCCCTTCTTCGGCCCAGCTCACAGACGAAACGGACACTAGCCACGCCTCCACGCCCTCCCTCGGCGAGCCGGGCCACACCCACTCAGCGGTCATGCACACCGAGTGCGTCCCAATACCGCCGATCGGTGAAGGCGGCCAGTCGCCGACGCCAAGCACAGCTGAGGTCGTGGAGGCGGAGCTTCCTAGCCCCGCCCCTCTGGAGTCCAACGCGAGCTCCAAACCGGTGAAAAACATCACTAGTAGCACGGACAACGTTACTGAAATAGCAGACGCGTCCCAATCTGTTAGCACTACCAATGCAAATGGCGCTAATAACACCACCAGTCCAAATTCAACGAATATCACCAGCCTTTGTCATCCGACTccaccctcctcctcctcctcgtctctCCAGCTCTTCTCCATGTCGGACCCGCTCGGCGTTTGTCGCGAGCAGCAAAGCAGTGCGGCTCAGAGGGAGGAGCCCGTGCAGGCCCCGCCCCCTCAGTCTCCACCCAGAACCGCCCTCTTTTCTCCCGGCGTCGAACCGGAGCGCCGCGACTCCGCCGTGAGCGATCTGGACGTGGACCAAACGCACTTCCAGCAGCGACGGCTGACCGGCGACTCGGGCATCGAGGTCTGCCGCTGCCGCGTAGAACGCGAAGAGGAggaagacgaagaagaagaagagcgtCTGCCGGCAGAGCTGGCCAACGGAGCGGAAGACGCCCTCCACGATAGTCCGGACTGTTCCGCCAGAGCCAGACCGGATGGGGGCGGGAAAGAGGCGTGGCCCATCTCGTCGGTGGCCCCGCCCACCGACACGTGCGTCATCGCTATGGAGACGGACCGAGTGTGA